TGCACGGGCGAGCCATATCCCCGAATAACCTGCGAGCGCACCAAATTCGAGGATTTTTTTTGCGCCGATTGTCCTGGCGAGCAAATACAGGGTTTGCCCGGCTTCGGAGCTGACTGAGATTCGCGGAATACCCTGTTCGGCAGCATCGGGCATGATGTTTTTGAGCAAGTCGTCTTCGCGGGCGAAGACTTCCCGTTTGTATGTGTCGAGATCGGGATAGGATTGTTGCATTGAGTTATCCTTTCATTGCACGCTTTTAGAATGTGATTCTTCTTCCTTCTTTTGCCGATTGATATGCGCCGAGGATCATTTCAACGGAGACGCGCCCCTCTTCGGGGGAGACGCGTTCATTGCTCAGGCCGCGAATATAGTTGATAAATGGACGGGGTATGGCGGCGATGCGCTCGCCCTGCCCTTTGGGTATGTCCATTTTGAACTCGGTCCAGTGATCGTCACCGCGGCGGATGTATTTGAGTGGGACGGCGTCTTCTGATCGCGGCGCAGAGGTGGAGGGCGCGTCGCCGTAGTCCTGGATGATGGTTCCTTCGTCGCCGTAGATTTCAGTGGTGTTGACGCCTGCGGCAGTGGTGGAGCCGTTGAATAATATGCCCATCATGCCGGTTTCAAAACGGAAGATGGAGACGCCGTTATCGTCAGGTGCTGCATCTGTCACGATGTTGTCGATTTCGGCCATTACTGAGACGGGGCGACCAAAAATCCAGTAGAACCAGTCGGCGGCATGGGGGGCGTCGTCGAAGTACATTCCAATATTGGCAATGGGGTCGAGGTGCCATCTGGACGCGCCAGTGACAAAGTGGGGATTGAGCAGTACGGGGATACAATGTCTTCGGCGCACGACCGCGATATTACCAACTATGCCCTTGTCAACGAGTTCCTTAATTTTGCGGTTGACGGGGTCCTGCCGCATCTGAAAGGCCATGCTGAATTTGACGCCCGATTTATTTACGGCTTCGATGATGCGGTCGCAATCTTCAAGGGTGGTAGCCATGGGTTTTTGGAGCAGGATATTTTTGCCTGCCTGAGAGGCCACTATTGCGTATTCTGCGTGGCGGTTGGTC
This window of the Gemmatimonadota bacterium genome carries:
- a CDS encoding Gfo/Idh/MocA family oxidoreductase, which codes for MDKVHIGVLSHAHGHINTYCGQMQHFDDVELIATWDDNKDRGRENAEKFGMEFRTSADAVLSDPNIDTVMIGIETNRHAEYAIVASQAGKNILLQKPMATTLEDCDRIIEAVNKSGVKFSMAFQMRQDPVNRKIKELVDKGIVGNIAVVRRRHCIPVLLNPHFVTGASRWHLDPIANIGMYFDDAPHAADWFYWIFGRPVSVMAEIDNIVTDAAPDDNGVSIFRFETGMMGILFNGSTTAAGVNTTEIYGDEGTIIQDYGDAPSTSAPRSEDAVPLKYIRRGDDHWTEFKMDIPKGQGERIAAIPRPFINYIRGLSNERVSPEEGRVSVEMILGAYQSAKEGRRITF